The Verrucomicrobiota bacterium genomic sequence GCGCGGCCAGACCATTTCGGCGTTGGTGCTCCAGAAGAATTGCACGTCCGGCGCCGGGTTGGACGAGCCGCCGAGCAGATTCTCGATCCGGATATCCGCCATCCGGCGCAGCATTCCCAGGACGTTTCCATAAACGGGATTCTTCGGGGTGCGATCCTGGTTCACGATGCCAAAGCCGCGTTCGCGGAGAAAGTAGCCCTGGGTGAACTGGCTCCGGTCGTTCCAGTGAAACAAATGGACGCCCATCGCGCCGGACATGAGGGATTCCCAGATCGTGCTCGGAATGGCCTTCGGCTGGCGTTCGGCAGCGCCGTCACCCAGCGAATCCTCGGTGCTGCTGTGGCCGGTTTCGGAAATCATGATCGGCAGCCCGGTCAAGGCTTGATACTTGGCGACGCCAAAGTCCGCCGAGCGCAGTTCGCTGCCGAAGGAGGCCCAGGCATAATTGTTCACGGACCAAAAATCAAGCGGCGCTCCCGCGGCGGCGCAGCGTTCCACGATGGTCTTGCCATCTTCCGCCGTGTTGTTGGCGTCGTTGCCGTTGAAGATTCCGCCCGCCATGGAATACGTCTGGAGATGATTCGGATCCGCCCGCCGGGCCGCGGCGGCGCCCAACGCGATGAAATCGCCGATGCTCGTTTTCCGCCATTCGATCAGGTCGTGATACCCGGGATCACGGTGATCGGGCGGGTATCGCTTGGGAATCTCGACGGCGTCGAAGCCGGCGAAGGCGGTTCCCCAATTGGCGTTGAGCGTGTTCCGAGCACGTCGAGCGGCTCGCCGGGACGGACTCGCCCTACCGACGATGGGTTCATGAGCGTGGGCATGAGCCTGAAACCAACGAAACTTCCGATGAATCGGCGGTGGTTTGTAGTCCCGCCTTTAGGCGGCCCCGGCGCTCCCGGCCGGCTAAAGCCGGGAGTACGTGCGTGGAGTTCCGCGAAACCATTTCCAACAGTCGCTGCATGGCTCAACGCTGCAATACTTCTATTCGCTCGCCTCCGTCACGGCGTCAAAGCGCCGGGATCGGATCATTTCAACCATTTCACCCGATAGTACGCGCCGCTCAGTTGAGCCGCTTCCGGATCCGCAAACGCCATTTGGGGGGTGGTCAGAGTCTGGGTCGAGATCGCGGTCCAGTTGATCGGTCCGCTCAGCGAAGCGGTTCGTTCCACGACGTAGGTTTTTCCGACGGCGCCATCAAATTCGAGAGTGCCGCTCGCCGGGACGCGCAGTTTGATCGGAGGAAACATCGCTTCGCGCAATTCCGGCGGATCCGGGCGTCCGTCTTTGATGTAATGGAAGCCGGATTTCCAGTCCCACATGGCCCAGCCCAGTCCCTGTTCGTCCATCGTCGCGCGTATGTCGCGATAATAATTCACCCGTGAAGTCGGGTCTGTAGATTTGGAGTAGCAGCCGAATTCTCCGACGTAAACCGGGCGTCCCCATTGTTCGGCCCAACGCTTGGCCCGCAGGAGCCGGCCGCGAAACGCGAAGGTGCTGCTCGGATTGAAGGCGGTCGGTTTGGCATTGTATTCCTTGAACCAGGTTTTGACCCAATCGTGCTGGATGCTGGAGTGCGGTTGCAGGGGCGTCAGCGGCGGCCCTGGGAAGATCACTCCGACCGTCGCGGTGTCGGGCAAGGCCCATTCCGCGCCTTGATGCGTGAAATAATAGGGATCGTAAGAATGCACCGTGGCAATCACGTTCAGATCATTGTTGGGAAGCAGAAGCCCCTGCCCGTTATCCAGGCTCAGTTCGTCCAGGCTGTTGTAGTTGCCGGGCCGACGAAAATGGTTCGGCTGGGATTGGTGCCGCGGATGCGGCGAATGGCCTCGGCGTAAATCTTGTTCATGACCGCGGTGGTCGCGGCATCTCGCGGTTCATTGAGCAATTCGAAGGCGACGGTGGCGGGAGCATTCGCGTAATGCTGCGCGACCTGCTGCCAGATGGAGTACGTAGTTAGGGTTCCCGGTTGAGCTGTTACGGCTCAGAGATGCAACCGAAGGCGTAAACTCACGATTACATTTTACGTTTTACGCATGAGGACTTAGTGGTCCGTTTCGTAAATACGCTCACGTTCGTTGCGCCCAATTTGGCCTGGGGCAAGGCGCGACGAGCGAGCATCCCCCGCCAGTGGGGCTGTGACCGAGGAGCAACGCAGCCCCAGGCAAAATTC encodes the following:
- a CDS encoding glycoside hydrolase family 5 protein; its protein translation is MDELSLDNGQGLLLPNNDLNVIATVHSYDPYYFTHQGAEWALPDTATVGVIFPGPPLTPLQPHSSIQHDWVKTWFKEYNAKPTAFNPSSTFAFRGRLLRAKRWAEQWGRPVYVGEFGCYSKSTDPTSRVNYYRDIRATMDEQGLGWAMWDWKSGFHYIKDGRPDPPELREAMFPPIKLRVPASGTLEFDGAVGKTYVVERTASLSGPINWTAISTQTLTTPQMAFADPEAAQLSGAYYRVKWLK